In Clupea harengus chromosome 12, Ch_v2.0.2, whole genome shotgun sequence, the sequence AGAGTCGGTGTGGGGGTGCTGTCAACTTTCCATTTTCCCCATCTGATGCATTCtgaagatgtttgtgtgtgagcaagcgTGTGGTAAGCTGTGTTTTCCCTTTGTGGTCGTCTGTGTAGGTGACCAAGGAAGAGTTCGTGAACTATTACTGCGGAGTCAGCGCCTCCATAGAGAGTGACGTGTATTTCATTCTGATGATGAGAAGTGCCTGGAAACTCTGATTGTGCCTTAACAACAACACGTGCCTTTTTACTAATACTCAATGTGTACTGTGTCACTGGATTATCTATACCACAATGCTATCTAGCTAAGTTCGAGGAAAGAAAGTTCTATTGTGCTGTAAATAATTTTGAAAAGCTCTTAAAattgtaggtgttttttttttttactgcttaAATGCTGTACTCAATCATGTGCTTTCCAGTTATTCCTTTACTTTTCCTTCCAAGATAATGTCTTGGTGTACACCTCAACCACAAGCCCTTGCGGTATGATTTCTACAGCTGATTGAGTGAAGGCAGTGCATCTATGAAATGTACGAGCTTACAGTAGCCACCACCTGAGAGGAGTCTGTATTGTAGTTGTGCATGCACTGTACCCTATTACATTAAAAGTAGGTAATATCACTCTGAGCTTTGTAAATGTCTTCTTTATTTCAGTGCCTTTTTAAAATGGATTACACAAGTGATAAGTATTGTAGAGTACATGTTTCTCAAAATGTACAGTCAGTTTATAATGCACATAGAGGATCAGACCCATTGAACTGTCATGTGTCCAATGGCTGACGTCTTTGTTTAAGTAATGCAGACAAGAACATAAACAACTGGAATTTCAAGGCGATATCACGTCAAAATAACAGGGCAAGTAGAGATGCACACATTTAGTAGTTTAAAGGTGCAATAAGTAGTTTTTGATGTCAAAAATAAAAACGTTTCTTGGCATATCCTGATCGTGCAATTGTTGTTAAAATACAGTGTTGCTCAGTAGTCCTTTGCATGCTGTTCATTTTGATTCTTTATTTAAGGTTTTTTTGTACAAGAGAACCGGTGCATTTACAGCAGCGTGTttgtatatgacaaaaaaaaacaacatatcgCACCTTTAATACCATACCAtactaaacaaaaacagaacattagcAGTCCATAACAAAACATTGGAATATATGATAAAGATGTTTTTAAAACATGGAACTAACTGGTTGTGCGCACTGTGCTGTAATGGTAAGTAGACCACAAGTCCAAGCGAGCCACTTCATTCGCAGATGCTAGTTCAGTACAaatagctagtaaacacatatacatacactaaACATTTAGACGCTCTTTACAAAAGATTAAAAATATAAAACCCTGAGGACTATGTGGGGTGTGTATTAGACCCCACAAGGTACTTGACTGTTTCAATGATATTGAGGTTTTGACTGAAGAATTATGTGTGCTAAAGTGGTCTGGAGATAGACTTTGAACTATTTACAGTACAAGGCGTAAATAAGCAGTGTTTTGCCAAAGTTAATTAACGCTTCAGTGCAATCCACTCACTGCCCTCCGGAGCAGGTATGGGTCCAGTGAAATGTAGGAAATGTCCGGTAGTGGTCTTGATAAAAACCTGGTGCAATTTGCAGAAATTCATGGACTGGTCACATGAACtctaaaaaaaaaccctctaAAACTCAGAAGCAGCAGTTGGTCTCTCGCATGGAAGAAGAATAAGCAGCTACCGGTGTGATTTTGGACGTTTTCTCATCATCTTTTGGATGGTCACACCAAGGGGGGGGCATGTTGAATCAGAGAGTTTGTGTGACAGCAGTGTCAGACCTGAGGACCTGAGGCAACCAATCAGCCATTTTGGCTCGGTAGGTTTGAAGGACTGGAATGTTGCATGGTGCTGCTTGGTCGTAaagttgacctctgacctgtgacctgtgtgtgtaaaaccacCCATTTCTTCACCACACTCTTTACTCCACACTTACTGTGTCTTGAAGAGGCTAGACATTGTGACGTAGGCCTCGTCCTTACATTCTCGTTGCGGTACGTGGGCGCTCATCGAGGAGGGGTTGCTGTCTCCAGAGTCGGCTGTGGTGTAGGCCTCACTCAGGAGCCTCACGCCTCCGCCGGATGCCACCCCCGTGTCTCCGTGGTCCTCCGACCCCCTGTCCCCCGTGTCTCCGTGGTCCTCCGATCCCCTGTCCTTGCCTTGGAGTGTAGACTGTGACCCACCAGGGCGTCCGTCGCCCGCTGGGAGCTGCCAGAGAAGGACCTGGCTTAGTTGACTTGGGCTGTGGCTCCTGGTGCCAGCTCTCTCCTGTCCGTCGGGGGAGAGGGGTTTGTCCTCCCCGTCTTCATCCAGTCCTTTGATGTGAATGTCGTTAAAGGTCTCTGGGCTGAAACTAAGAAGCAGGCTCTGCggacacatttttaaaagggGAGATCAGTACTCATGAGAGATCAGAACTGAAGTGTCTATggctttattattattttataattattactTCATTATTATGTGCATGAATTAGGACTTTCATTCAGttgcacagaaacacaatgtTCATTCATACGGAGAAAAATGTGTTATGAGGATACATGCAAAGAATTCAAAACATGAAGTAGTCGCGAACAGGGCCAGACATACAATAAGACACGTCAAAATCCAAGTGTGactaattcaattcaaattccaTTTCAAATGGGACAAGTGAATGTTTATGAAAGTGCTTGGAACACacgttttctctctgtcataaATCTGCTTGCAGCAGCATGTACAGCTCTTTCCtggtgaaaaaaaagataacCAGAAGCCAAACCTTGTTAAATTTCTGCATATTGACGAGAGTGGTCTTGGGATGTGGGACGTTTGGCAGGATGTAGGCCTTGAGTCTGGCGGGAGGAAAGATGGCAGAgggcgagtgtgagtgtgagtgaactGGGTGTGGGGACCAGATGTGAACACAGTGAAAAGAACAGGTGTGTCAGGCTCACTCTTTCCTGCGGAACCGCGTAGCCAGGCAGACGACGAGCAGCACGATGGTGATGATGGCGATGATAATGATGTACAACAGCACTTTGTTTTCACTCTGGGCTTCATCTCTGGGTATATGGATGtctttataataataacaataatagtaattacaatataattatgaataattataatactatttataataatgataataatattaatatttatatatatatttgtatatatttatatatataatatattattattattattattattaacaggGAGATAATGTATCATATCACTTAACAATGCATATTCACAaatgaacaacataaactaacTATGCAATTACATTACAACAGCATCACAGTATATTTGTCTTTAACCTTTGTCCACCATGAAGTTTATGGTGTGGCTCCAGTCTGACCAGCGGCCGTTGAAATAGCCTGGCTCAGGTTTGACCCGCACCTTCACGCTGTACTCAGAACCAGGCGTCACATCTGGCTCCATCATGAAAGGCTCATATTGGCTTTCATACGTCCAATCCTGAGGAGAAATCAGATCAAATCATTTCATCAGTTTAAGGACCCTTCTTATACATTTGGGGTTAGCATAGATATAGGGAGTTCACAAAGGGTACAAAACTGATGCACAGTGAAACAGATGAAACTGCAGGCCGCAGGAGCTGCTGTTTTTGATGTGAACACCCACATATCATTTCccaaagagctctctctctctctctgaaatagACATTATATGCATAGAGGTAGGATTTCATAGAGAACCCTTCTTCAGTttattctcctcctctgctctctatctctctctctgtccttcgccttttctctctcttctcagtaGGCCACAGGCCAAAGGGGT encodes:
- the il7r gene encoding interleukin-7 receptor subunit alpha isoform X2, producing MLTIEHRFSSRILPLSLGEERNITWNGSRFTEKVYNILLIYQLIIHGNERPPMKMPQIVKLPAPQTVAATYLKSPGAVNISVGYRHDYVKSFNFEVRILDTTTSQDWTYESQYEPFMMEPDVTPGSEYSVKVRVKPEPGYFNGRWSDWSHTINFMVDKDEAQSENKVLLYIIIIAIITIVLLVVCLATRFRRKELKAYILPNVPHPKTTLVNMQKFNKSLLLSFSPETFNDIHIKGLDEDGEDKPLSPDGQERAGTRSHSPSQLSQVLLWQLPAGDGRPGGSQSTLQGKDRGSEDHGDTGDRGSEDHGDTGVASGGGVRLLSEAYTTADSGDSNPSSMSAHVPQRECKDEAYVTMSSLFKTQ
- the il7r gene encoding interleukin-7 receptor subunit alpha isoform X1, encoding MLTIEHRFSSRILPLSLGEERNITWNGSRFTEKVYNILLIYQLIIHGNERPPMKMPQIVKLPAPQTVAATYLKSPGAVNISVGYRHDYVKSFNFEVRILDTTTSQDWTYESQYEPFMMEPDVTPGSEYSVKVRVKPEPGYFNGRWSDWSHTINFMVDKDIHIPRDEAQSENKVLLYIIIIAIITIVLLVVCLATRFRRKELKAYILPNVPHPKTTLVNMQKFNKSLLLSFSPETFNDIHIKGLDEDGEDKPLSPDGQERAGTRSHSPSQLSQVLLWQLPAGDGRPGGSQSTLQGKDRGSEDHGDTGDRGSEDHGDTGVASGGGVRLLSEAYTTADSGDSNPSSMSAHVPQRECKDEAYVTMSSLFKTQ